In a single window of the Paenibacillus sp. MMS20-IR301 genome:
- a CDS encoding ABC transporter ATP-binding protein has product MALAVLTDLVKRYDNKLIVDHVNFSIQEGEIFGLLGPNGAGKSTTISMICGLLKADSGEIIIDGLSVKERPLEVKKRIGLVPQELALYENLPAADNVSFFGKLYGLRGKLLKERTEEALAFTGLSDRAKDKPSTFSGGMKRRLNIACAIMHRPRLIIMDEPTVGIDPQSRNHILESVKTLNKLGSTVIYTSHYMEEVAAVCDRVAIMDKGHIIACGTESELRERVAHEEKIVVRAANITPALISELSRHPRISRVEVMGDAVELYLPSSQSELQDILFIFAKHEGVIASLNIEEPDLETLFLSLTGRTLRD; this is encoded by the coding sequence ATGGCGCTTGCGGTGTTAACCGACTTAGTGAAACGGTATGACAACAAACTGATTGTGGATCATGTGAATTTCAGCATACAGGAAGGGGAGATCTTCGGTCTGCTCGGCCCAAACGGTGCCGGAAAAAGTACAACGATCAGTATGATTTGCGGCCTGCTTAAGGCTGACAGCGGCGAGATCATCATTGACGGCCTGTCCGTAAAGGAAAGACCCCTTGAGGTTAAGAAGCGCATCGGGCTTGTTCCCCAGGAGCTGGCGTTATACGAAAATTTGCCGGCGGCAGATAATGTAAGCTTCTTCGGCAAGCTGTATGGCCTGCGCGGCAAGCTGCTGAAGGAACGGACCGAGGAGGCGCTTGCGTTCACAGGTCTTAGCGACCGGGCCAAGGATAAGCCGTCCACCTTCTCGGGCGGGATGAAACGGCGCCTCAATATCGCCTGTGCCATCATGCACCGGCCGCGTCTGATTATTATGGATGAGCCGACGGTCGGCATTGATCCCCAGTCCCGCAATCATATTCTCGAATCGGTCAAAACACTGAATAAGCTGGGTTCGACTGTCATCTATACCAGCCACTATATGGAGGAGGTAGCAGCAGTCTGTGACCGGGTAGCCATTATGGACAAAGGCCATATTATTGCCTGCGGCACGGAAAGCGAGCTGCGCGAGCGGGTTGCCCATGAGGAGAAAATAGTGGTCAGAGCAGCGAATATCACTCCTGCCCTGATCAGTGAGCTTAGCCGCCATCCGCGGATCAGCCGCGTAGAGGTGATGGGGGATGCAGTGGAGCTGTACCTGCCCTCCTCGCAAAGCGAGCTGCAGGATATCCTGTTTATCTTCGCCAAGCATGAAGGGGTGATTGCTTCACTTAACATAGAAGAGCCGGATCTGGAGACCTTATTCCTCAGCCTGACCGGACGGACACTGCGGGATTAG
- a CDS encoding ABC transporter permease gives MNTWTIMIHELRRLFRSRTLVLNMFLLPLVLIFLLGASLSGVVGVKEADQIEPVRVAVVNAGDGGAEPSAMITAFLETPEVKDIIIAEKAESRAAAESGLRTGKYAYAVIVPSGFDSGVQRGEPAQLEFILGKNHTDNLVAGTAFDNFLSTLNYKQAAVVKLGPEALNASPASPETPAVVLGDLNNGGRSYTASQFYAASMLLMFLLYSGLTVAGSLFNDKENHTLFRIQSMPVKGSQLFIGKMLGVGLVSIVQCLAIVLLSDWLFGVYWGNRPGLLVLFCLLMIIASMTFSIVICLFSKTASSATNVINVLTVVMTFASGGMAPLPESWVNSVGAFTLNHWVLQAMIRMMLHSSLPQILPNLWVMCLICVVLFAAVIVSYRKVCYHE, from the coding sequence ATGAACACTTGGACCATTATGATTCATGAACTGCGCAGATTGTTCCGCTCGCGGACTTTGGTGCTTAACATGTTTCTGCTGCCGCTGGTGCTGATCTTTCTGCTGGGCGCTTCGCTCTCGGGAGTGGTAGGGGTTAAGGAAGCAGATCAGATAGAACCGGTACGTGTAGCTGTGGTGAATGCCGGGGATGGAGGAGCAGAGCCGTCTGCTATGATTACGGCTTTTCTGGAGACTCCGGAGGTTAAAGATATTATTATCGCCGAAAAGGCTGAGAGCCGGGCAGCGGCCGAAAGCGGGCTCCGCACAGGAAAATATGCCTACGCTGTTATTGTTCCCTCCGGTTTCGACTCAGGGGTGCAACGCGGAGAGCCTGCTCAGCTGGAATTCATTCTTGGCAAGAATCATACCGATAATCTGGTCGCGGGAACGGCTTTTGACAATTTTTTGAGTACGCTGAATTATAAACAGGCTGCAGTTGTTAAGCTCGGACCGGAAGCTCTTAATGCTTCCCCGGCTTCCCCGGAGACTCCGGCGGTGGTGCTGGGAGATCTGAATAATGGCGGCAGGAGCTATACGGCTTCCCAGTTCTATGCGGCTTCTATGCTGCTGATGTTCCTGCTGTACAGCGGACTGACGGTAGCCGGCTCCCTTTTCAATGATAAAGAGAACCACACGCTCTTCCGGATTCAATCGATGCCGGTGAAGGGCTCACAGCTGTTCATCGGTAAAATGCTGGGGGTAGGCCTTGTCAGCATCGTGCAGTGCCTGGCGATTGTACTGCTGTCAGACTGGCTGTTCGGTGTCTACTGGGGGAACCGTCCGGGACTGCTGGTATTGTTCTGCCTGCTGATGATCATCGCGTCCATGACTTTCTCCATAGTAATCTGCCTGTTCAGCAAAACAGCTTCAAGCGCAACGAATGTTATTAATGTACTGACAGTAGTGATGACTTTTGCCAGCGGCGGAATGGCGCCGCTCCCTGAGTCGTGGGTAAACAGTGTAGGCGCGTTCACACTCAACCACTGGGTGCTGCAGGCAATGATCCGTATGATGCTGCATTCCAGCCTGCCGCAGATTCTGCCGAATCTATGGGTGATGTGCCTCATATGTGTGGTTCTGTTCGCTGCAGTAATCGTCTCTTACCGGAAGGTGTGCTACCATGAATAA
- a CDS encoding ABC transporter permease, with product MNKIITIAWNMIRRSIGSVKGVMIFILLPSVVVAAIISLTGGVAEGPATVLYANADTGAAGKHLLAELEKTGDYKFEPSTDEASLKEAVIGQEGAAGVWIPAGYSAALLAGRQPQLKIYELRVSESSIVLKMKINAVAGNMTSAANTVAVFSSGAADQQAQFAAVLEQAEQHNVGSTRTDYDLYPRETLGVITGLTLMFLMALVTSSVSLIMDDRRGRTMMRMFSAPVTSYEIALGNFLGSFLVGIIQIIVVLTLGKWVLRYDYGMPMVLYFLVLAAFMLVSMGIASTVAGLIRNPRNAGMLNSLILTPTCMLGGCFWPISIMPDYMQKLANFTPQKWAIQAVDIAATGGGWNELWLPFAILGLMAAVLLVIGSAILRPSEAGISS from the coding sequence ATGAATAAAATAATAACCATCGCCTGGAATATGATCAGACGCAGCATCGGCAGCGTTAAAGGGGTCATGATATTTATCCTGCTGCCCAGTGTTGTGGTTGCGGCAATTATCTCACTCACCGGGGGCGTGGCGGAGGGGCCGGCGACAGTCCTGTACGCCAATGCGGATACAGGTGCTGCCGGCAAGCATCTGCTTGCCGAACTGGAGAAGACCGGAGATTACAAGTTTGAGCCGAGCACTGATGAAGCGTCATTAAAGGAAGCGGTCATCGGGCAGGAGGGGGCAGCGGGGGTATGGATTCCGGCCGGTTATTCAGCCGCACTGCTTGCCGGGCGGCAGCCGCAACTTAAGATCTATGAGCTGCGGGTAAGCGAAAGCTCGATTGTCCTCAAGATGAAGATCAATGCAGTCGCCGGAAACATGACCTCAGCTGCAAATACCGTTGCTGTATTCAGCAGCGGTGCCGCAGATCAGCAGGCGCAGTTCGCTGCCGTACTGGAGCAGGCAGAGCAGCATAACGTGGGGAGCACACGTACAGACTATGATCTATACCCGCGGGAGACACTGGGAGTCATTACCGGTCTGACGCTCATGTTTCTGATGGCGCTCGTTACCAGCTCGGTATCGCTGATTATGGATGACCGCAGGGGGCGGACGATGATGCGGATGTTCAGCGCTCCGGTCACTTCTTACGAAATTGCCCTCGGCAACTTCCTCGGCAGCTTTCTTGTAGGGATCATTCAGATTATTGTGGTGCTGACGCTGGGGAAGTGGGTGCTCCGTTACGATTATGGAATGCCGATGGTGCTCTACTTCCTGGTTTTGGCCGCATTCATGCTGGTCTCCATGGGCATCGCCAGCACCGTAGCAGGCCTGATCCGCAATCCGCGCAACGCCGGTATGCTGAATTCACTGATACTTACACCGACCTGCATGCTGGGCGGCTGCTTCTGGCCGATCTCGATCATGCCGGATTATATGCAGAAGCTGGCTAACTTCACACCGCAGAAATGGGCGATTCAAGCGGTGGATATTGCGGCAACCGGCGGGGGCTGGAATGAGTTGTGGCTGCCTTTTGCCATCCTCGGTCTGATGGCTGCCGTGCTGCTGGTGATTGGCTCCGCAATTCTCCGCCCCAGTGAAGCGGGGATTAGCTCTTAA
- a CDS encoding cation:proton antiporter, with amino-acid sequence MEFILYLLLILLFTKLAGDLSVRLGQPAVLGKLITGILLGPAVLGWVQEGDFIHYMSEIGVLLLMFIAGLETDLAQLRQNWKSAFAVAIGGILLPFAGGFAVGEWFGFAYHNALFLGVILSATSVSISVQVLKEMNRLNSPEGSTILGAAVVDDILVVVLLAVLMSFFGTGAEVSISLLIGKKLLFFAVAVLAAWLVVPRVMRWLVPLRVTEAVISAALVILFAYAYFAELMGMAGIIGAFAAGIAIARTPFKHEVESKVEPIAYSLFVPVFFVSIGLSVSFKGLGSHIGFVAAVSLVAILAKWLGGGTGARLTGFNNRSSLVIGAGMISRGEVALIIAATGLSSGLLLPEYFTGVIIAVIITTLATPPLLKGLFR; translated from the coding sequence ATGGAATTCATTCTGTATTTACTGCTGATTCTGCTGTTCACCAAGCTGGCCGGGGATTTATCCGTGCGGCTGGGACAGCCGGCGGTGCTGGGTAAGCTGATTACCGGCATCCTGCTTGGCCCGGCAGTGCTGGGCTGGGTGCAGGAGGGCGATTTTATTCATTACATGTCAGAGATTGGCGTGCTGCTGCTGATGTTCATCGCCGGCCTGGAGACAGACCTTGCCCAGCTGCGCCAGAACTGGAAATCGGCCTTCGCAGTTGCTATTGGCGGCATTCTGCTGCCCTTTGCAGGCGGTTTCGCGGTGGGGGAATGGTTCGGCTTCGCCTATCATAACGCGCTGTTCCTCGGGGTGATTCTGAGTGCAACCTCGGTTAGTATTTCGGTTCAGGTGCTGAAGGAGATGAACCGGCTGAATTCGCCGGAGGGTTCTACGATTCTCGGGGCGGCGGTAGTTGATGATATTCTGGTCGTGGTGCTGCTGGCGGTGCTGATGAGCTTTTTCGGTACCGGTGCTGAGGTTTCTATAAGCCTTTTGATTGGCAAAAAACTGCTGTTCTTCGCCGTTGCTGTCCTCGCCGCCTGGCTGGTTGTCCCCCGGGTGATGCGCTGGCTCGTCCCGCTGCGGGTCACTGAAGCAGTGATTTCAGCAGCGCTGGTTATTCTGTTCGCCTATGCTTATTTCGCTGAGCTGATGGGAATGGCCGGAATTATCGGCGCCTTCGCTGCCGGGATAGCCATTGCCCGGACCCCCTTCAAGCATGAAGTGGAGTCCAAAGTAGAGCCGATCGCCTATTCGCTGTTTGTGCCGGTCTTTTTCGTCAGCATCGGTCTCAGTGTCAGCTTCAAGGGGCTTGGCAGCCATATCGGCTTCGTGGCCGCCGTGTCGCTGGTGGCTATACTGGCTAAGTGGCTGGGCGGCGGAACCGGTGCCCGGCTGACAGGATTCAACAACCGCTCATCGCTGGTCATCGGGGCAGGCATGATCTCCAGGGGGGAGGTTGCCCTGATTATCGCCGCTACAGGCCTTTCGAGCGGACTGCTGCTCCCGGAGTATTTTACCGGTGTCATTATTGCCGTAATTATAACTACACTTGCCACACCTCCGCTGCTTAAGGGTCTGTTCCGCTGA
- a CDS encoding efflux RND transporter permease subunit, with amino-acid sequence MTWFTKWSFGNKGAVGLLVVMALVVGILSYTSLPMEFMPEADNPQVTVVVLGPGQDAHSMETGVTKPIEAATSSVKGLTEQMSTSADSYAKVDIYFDGKTDMKEAAQEVEKAVGALQLPQGVMDPFVIQLNTSMIPVAQVTVAFDEGLTKENLELAENKILPEMQKIDGVASVALYGKTSPQVRVKLDPAVMAAKGVNTAQVLGLLQGRNVSASLGEQTIGGQTGNVNVVSSIESIDMLKKLPVAAGAVLGDIAAVEPKLDQESVSRSNGKDVLFLIVTKEASANAVDVGDQVRSTAKELSASISNAEVSMIFSTSDMVVTSVDSMLREVLLGALFATIVILVFLRNIRATLITAVSIPLSLAVTLYLLKVSGITLNIVTLGGVAVAVGRLVDDSIVVIENIYRRMQRESLSRGMIISATGEVARAITTSTIATVAVFLPMGLLRGGLQAFLLPFALTVTYSLLTSLVVALTVVPLLSSWLLKGSALKEHEPSRKFSRFLEWNLHRKWITLTLGLLLLAGSIGAYVAMPKGALDATDASMVTAQLVYPNNVPVKEVLEAGKRLEAELIKQPQAEIVIMQSGNSADSAKWGNVASLTEVDYTIMMKEDADAQAFMDHVRSLQSAYDGATLSVNVSSMMGSSSTNEYVDIVGDDLPAISAVAQEVSAKIKGITGVEKVSSNMEDTKPVFAFAVDPALANAQEISMQLGAMLNPVPLGQMELDGAPAAVVLEPLVQPASTEDLRKITIMTSAGPQPLSEVAELTVSDQPAMLYHKEGKPYVRITAEVDPKRVSEIGADIKTETDSITLPEGVTLFAGGASADQAGDFSDLGMTALISIGLVYLIMVLTFKTLRAPLAIMFSLPLAAIGAIVALLISGVTPDFTALFGALMLIGIVVTNAIVLIDRIKHNEEHMTVREAILEAAGTRMRPILMTAIATVCAMLPLLFGQAEQGSIVSQSLAIVVIGGLTAATLLTLLVVPAIYELLYFRKSAKERKQAAAAGAAEGILEL; translated from the coding sequence ATGACATGGTTTACGAAATGGTCGTTTGGTAATAAGGGGGCAGTAGGGCTGCTGGTCGTGATGGCACTTGTGGTCGGAATATTGAGCTATACTTCGCTGCCCATGGAATTCATGCCGGAGGCCGACAATCCGCAGGTGACCGTTGTTGTTCTGGGTCCGGGGCAGGACGCCCATTCCATGGAGACCGGGGTGACCAAGCCGATTGAAGCAGCAACCTCATCAGTGAAGGGATTAACGGAACAGATGTCTACTTCGGCTGACAGCTATGCCAAGGTGGATATTTATTTTGACGGCAAGACGGATATGAAAGAAGCGGCGCAGGAGGTTGAGAAGGCAGTTGGTGCCCTGCAGCTTCCGCAAGGTGTAATGGACCCGTTCGTCATCCAGCTTAATACCTCCATGATTCCTGTGGCCCAGGTAACGGTCGCGTTCGATGAAGGGCTTACGAAGGAGAACCTGGAGCTGGCCGAGAACAAGATTCTGCCTGAGATGCAGAAGATTGACGGTGTAGCCAGCGTAGCCCTCTACGGTAAAACCTCCCCGCAGGTCCGGGTAAAGCTTGATCCGGCAGTGATGGCTGCCAAGGGAGTTAACACTGCCCAGGTGCTGGGCTTGCTTCAAGGGCGGAATGTATCGGCTTCCCTCGGCGAGCAGACGATTGGCGGCCAGACGGGCAATGTGAATGTGGTCTCGTCGATTGAGAGCATTGATATGCTGAAAAAGCTGCCTGTTGCAGCAGGAGCGGTATTAGGAGATATTGCTGCAGTTGAGCCGAAGCTTGATCAGGAGAGCGTCAGCCGCTCGAACGGCAAAGATGTGCTGTTCCTGATTGTGACCAAGGAAGCCAGTGCCAACGCGGTAGATGTGGGCGATCAGGTGCGCAGTACAGCAAAGGAGCTTAGCGCGAGTATCAGCAATGCTGAGGTCTCGATGATCTTCAGTACGTCCGATATGGTTGTGACCTCGGTAGACAGTATGCTACGTGAGGTGCTGCTCGGTGCCCTGTTTGCCACCATTGTGATCCTCGTCTTCCTGCGGAATATCCGGGCTACTCTGATTACGGCCGTATCCATTCCTTTGTCCCTGGCGGTTACCCTGTACCTGCTTAAGGTCTCCGGGATTACGCTGAATATAGTTACACTGGGCGGCGTTGCCGTGGCCGTCGGGCGGCTGGTCGATGACAGTATCGTAGTTATTGAGAATATTTACCGGCGGATGCAGCGGGAGAGCTTGTCCCGCGGGATGATCATCAGTGCAACCGGGGAGGTGGCCCGGGCGATCACTACCTCAACGATTGCAACGGTAGCAGTATTTCTGCCGATGGGGCTGCTGCGCGGCGGACTGCAGGCCTTCCTGCTGCCTTTTGCCCTGACGGTTACGTATTCATTATTGACCTCGCTTGTAGTTGCGTTAACGGTGGTTCCGCTGCTTAGCTCATGGCTGCTGAAGGGCTCTGCACTGAAGGAGCATGAGCCTTCCCGCAAGTTCAGCCGCTTCCTGGAATGGAATCTGCACCGCAAGTGGATTACGCTGACTCTCGGGCTGCTTCTGCTTGCCGGTTCCATCGGTGCTTATGTAGCCATGCCCAAAGGTGCACTGGATGCTACAGACGCCAGTATGGTAACCGCCCAGCTGGTCTATCCGAACAATGTTCCGGTCAAGGAAGTGCTGGAAGCAGGCAAGCGGCTGGAAGCCGAACTGATTAAGCAGCCGCAGGCGGAGATTGTGATCATGCAATCCGGTAACAGTGCGGACTCGGCCAAATGGGGCAATGTAGCCTCCCTGACCGAAGTGGATTATACGATTATGATGAAGGAGGATGCGGACGCTCAGGCATTCATGGATCATGTCCGCAGTCTGCAGTCAGCCTACGACGGAGCCACCCTGTCGGTGAATGTGTCCAGTATGATGGGTTCCAGTTCAACCAATGAATACGTTGATATTGTAGGGGATGATCTGCCGGCCATCAGTGCGGTAGCCCAAGAGGTCTCTGCTAAAATCAAGGGGATTACAGGTGTGGAGAAGGTCTCCAGCAATATGGAGGATACGAAGCCAGTCTTCGCGTTCGCAGTAGATCCGGCTTTGGCCAATGCCCAGGAAATCTCCATGCAGCTTGGCGCTATGCTGAATCCGGTACCGCTGGGTCAGATGGAGCTGGACGGCGCTCCGGCAGCGGTGGTACTGGAGCCGCTGGTCCAGCCGGCATCCACGGAGGATCTCCGGAAGATTACCATTATGACGTCCGCCGGTCCGCAGCCGCTGTCAGAGGTGGCAGAGCTTACAGTAAGTGACCAGCCCGCGATGCTATATCACAAGGAAGGCAAACCTTATGTGAGAATTACAGCTGAGGTAGATCCGAAGCGGGTCTCGGAGATCGGTGCAGATATCAAGACAGAGACAGACAGCATTACATTGCCTGAGGGTGTGACGCTGTTCGCGGGTGGCGCCTCAGCAGATCAGGCGGGTGATTTCAGTGACCTGGGGATGACTGCTTTAATTTCGATTGGACTCGTATACCTGATCATGGTCCTGACCTTCAAAACACTGCGTGCGCCGCTGGCGATTATGTTCTCGCTGCCGCTTGCAGCCATCGGAGCCATTGTCGCGCTGCTAATCTCAGGAGTAACTCCTGACTTTACCGCCTTGTTCGGTGCGCTGATGCTTATCGGAATCGTAGTCACTAATGCCATCGTGCTGATTGACCGCATCAAGCACAATGAAGAGCATATGACGGTCCGCGAGGCGATCCTTGAGGCGGCCGGCACACGGATGCGGCCGATTCTGATGACGGCTATCGCTACCGTCTGTGCGATGCTGCCGCTGCTGTTCGGGCAAGCTGAGCAGGGCAGTATTGTCTCGCAAAGCTTAGCTATTGTTGTAATCGGCGGTCTGACCGCTGCTACGCTGCTGACCCTGCTGGTTGTTCCGGCCATCTATGAGCTGCTCTACTTCCGCAAATCGGCTAAAGAGCGCAAGCAGGCTGCTGCAGCCGGAGCGGCGGAAGGGATTTTGGAACTGTAG
- a CDS encoding ABC-2 family transporter protein, translating to MKLPQMLYLYKRLYVQQLKAILEYNKDFYILMCSAALTQVLGFVFLWVIYDRIPDINGWQFWEVTFMYAMIFLTEGIGSLFFEGTWRMGRLVNMGELDRYLLRPVPVVLQVFCTGIGINGLGNLLIGGVIIWQSLMHSPIHWTAGKALMLILLFLSAVVIRVSINLAGNSSAFWIHNAGNVFPLMVHNLSDLAKYPISLFPQAIRIFISTVLPYAFISFYPATYIFGKSGWSGWWLFAPVAAIGSAAAAYGIFRYGLSKYESTGN from the coding sequence ATGAAACTGCCGCAAATGCTGTATCTCTACAAACGGTTGTACGTGCAGCAGCTCAAGGCTATTCTCGAATATAATAAGGATTTCTATATATTGATGTGTTCCGCTGCCTTAACTCAGGTGCTGGGGTTTGTTTTCTTATGGGTCATCTATGACCGGATTCCGGATATTAACGGCTGGCAGTTCTGGGAGGTTACCTTTATGTACGCCATGATCTTCCTGACGGAGGGAATCGGCTCCCTGTTCTTTGAAGGAACGTGGCGGATGGGCCGGCTCGTCAACATGGGTGAGCTGGACCGTTATCTGCTGCGGCCTGTCCCCGTTGTATTGCAGGTATTTTGTACAGGAATCGGAATCAACGGGCTCGGTAATCTGCTGATTGGCGGAGTGATCATCTGGCAGTCGCTGATGCACAGCCCGATTCACTGGACGGCAGGCAAAGCCCTCATGCTCATCCTGCTTTTCCTCTCTGCCGTGGTCATTCGTGTATCGATTAACCTTGCGGGCAATTCGTCAGCGTTCTGGATCCACAATGCAGGCAATGTGTTTCCGCTGATGGTCCATAACCTGTCTGATCTGGCCAAATATCCGATAAGCCTGTTTCCGCAGGCCATCCGCATCTTTATTTCCACTGTACTGCCTTACGCGTTCATTAGCTTTTATCCGGCAACTTATATTTTCGGCAAAAGCGGCTGGTCCGGCTGGTGGCTGTTCGCCCCGGTTGCGGCAATCGGAAGTGCTGCGGCGGCCTATGGCATCTTCCGGTACGGGCTGTCCAAGTATGAGAGTACGGGGAACTAA
- a CDS encoding ABC-2 family transporter protein, which produces MMTAVQLKKYRSIANRSLQKVLAYRITYLISFLTNSINLLAIYFLWQGIYSGREVVGGYSWDQMKTYLLVTFLANSVLSWYSETAISGKILDGSVSVDLLKPLDFQTARFAETLGASLLEGMMSLILLVLFATFLTGVTFPHSLPVYLLFAVSLLGAVVVKFGIVYLAALLCFWSTGSLGIVWTRIALTNLLSGALVPLAFFPDWLEKLALLLPFQAIVHTPTMIFLQQADTGESLRLIGIQLFWGAALWIAGKAMWNWAVRQVTIHGG; this is translated from the coding sequence ATGATGACTGCTGTCCAGTTAAAAAAGTACAGAAGTATCGCCAACCGCTCCCTGCAGAAGGTGCTGGCTTACCGGATTACCTATCTCATCAGCTTCTTGACGAATTCCATCAATCTGCTGGCCATTTATTTCCTCTGGCAGGGAATCTACAGCGGGCGTGAGGTAGTGGGCGGCTACTCCTGGGACCAGATGAAGACCTATCTGCTCGTCACCTTCCTGGCTAATTCCGTGCTGTCCTGGTATTCCGAAACGGCCATCTCCGGTAAAATCCTTGACGGCAGCGTCTCAGTAGACCTGCTGAAGCCGCTCGATTTCCAGACCGCAAGATTCGCGGAAACCCTGGGTGCAAGCCTGCTGGAAGGGATGATGAGCCTTATTCTGCTGGTCTTATTCGCTACCTTCCTGACGGGGGTAACCTTCCCGCATTCGCTGCCTGTCTACCTGCTGTTCGCCGTCAGTCTGCTAGGTGCAGTGGTCGTCAAATTCGGCATCGTCTATCTGGCGGCGCTGCTATGCTTCTGGTCCACCGGCTCACTTGGCATCGTCTGGACACGAATTGCGCTGACCAATCTTTTATCAGGTGCCTTGGTTCCGCTCGCCTTCTTTCCCGACTGGCTGGAAAAGCTTGCTCTGCTGCTGCCTTTCCAGGCAATCGTTCATACTCCGACAATGATTTTCCTGCAGCAGGCAGATACCGGGGAGAGCCTGCGGCTGATCGGGATCCAGCTCTTCTGGGGGGCAGCACTCTGGATTGCCGGCAAGGCAATGTGGAACTGGGCGGTACGCCAGGTGACAATCCATGGAGGCTAG
- a CDS encoding ATP-binding cassette domain-containing protein, translating to MSIIEARGLSKSFMQPVKEPGLAGAVKHLFLPRHVEKVAVKPLDLSIEAGETVAYVGPNGAGKSTTIKMLTGILMPSSGTISVNGINPYKKRMDNAAQIGAVFGQRTQLWWDIPIIESFSLLKDIYQIPDSVYKTNMELFTEMLGMNEFIHLSARKLSLGQRMRADLAAALLHNPPILYLDEPTIGLDVSVKQKIREFIKQINQEQKTTVMLTTHDLGDIEDLCKRLIIIDHGAIIYDGSLSEVKARFAKSRVIFFQVSAPMPELYAELAQTAGLKLAQQSGQEFSITFDRYEYTASEVVSRVMKHGEVVDFRMEDTNIEQVIKAVYDGNLDLSRTGG from the coding sequence TTGAGTATCATTGAAGCCAGAGGGCTGAGCAAGTCCTTTATGCAGCCGGTGAAGGAGCCGGGTCTCGCAGGTGCGGTTAAACATCTGTTTCTGCCCCGGCATGTCGAGAAGGTGGCGGTGAAGCCGCTGGACCTGAGTATTGAAGCAGGTGAGACTGTAGCTTATGTAGGCCCGAACGGCGCCGGCAAATCAACCACGATTAAGATGCTGACCGGAATTCTGATGCCGTCCTCCGGCACTATTTCTGTAAACGGTATCAATCCTTACAAAAAAAGAATGGACAATGCCGCCCAGATCGGCGCAGTGTTCGGCCAGCGTACCCAGCTGTGGTGGGATATCCCGATTATCGAGTCATTCTCGCTGCTTAAGGATATTTATCAGATTCCTGATAGCGTATACAAGACCAATATGGAGCTGTTTACGGAAATGCTGGGGATGAACGAGTTCATTCACTTGTCCGCACGCAAGCTCTCGCTGGGTCAGCGGATGCGCGCCGATCTGGCCGCAGCCCTGCTGCATAATCCGCCGATTCTGTACCTGGATGAACCGACGATTGGCCTTGACGTATCCGTGAAACAGAAGATCCGCGAATTCATCAAGCAGATCAATCAGGAACAGAAGACTACGGTAATGCTGACCACCCACGATCTCGGAGACATTGAAGACCTGTGCAAACGTCTGATTATCATCGACCACGGGGCGATTATTTATGACGGCAGTCTGAGCGAGGTCAAAGCCCGTTTTGCCAAAAGCCGCGTCATCTTCTTCCAGGTTAGCGCGCCTATGCCGGAGCTATACGCTGAGCTCGCGCAGACAGCGGGGTTGAAGCTTGCGCAGCAGAGCGGGCAGGAGTTCTCAATAACCTTTGACCGTTATGAATATACTGCCAGTGAAGTCGTCAGCCGGGTGATGAAGCATGGCGAGGTCGTAGATTTCCGGATGGAAGATACCAATATTGAGCAGGTCATCAAGGCCGTCTATGACGGCAATCTTGATCTGAGCAGAACCGGCGGCTAA